The Candidatus Margulisiibacteriota bacterium genome window below encodes:
- a CDS encoding glycosyltransferase family 2 protein, whose product MSAFFNKEENRLVVLPVFNEEETILSVLQEIRRYYHGDILVIDDGSTDRSRELVRMCPIADLFVISHTTNRGYGQSLIDGFQFATEKGYDSLVTIDCDWQHEPKLIPDFFEQLDGYDIVSGSRYLAEYDTNDAPPEDRYIINKTVTELLFRIGSYALTDAFCGFKAYNVDSLRRLILTETGYGFPLQFWIQAYNSGLTVKEIPVARIYIHLNRSFGELLDDAGSRLQYYKQVIHEEVAKWK is encoded by the coding sequence ATGTCAGCTTTTTTTAATAAAGAAGAGAATAGATTGGTTGTATTGCCTGTTTTTAACGAAGAGGAAACAATCCTTTCTGTTTTGCAAGAGATTAGAAGATATTATCATGGAGATATCCTTGTTATTGATGATGGTTCGACGGATCGGTCACGGGAATTAGTCCGGATGTGTCCTATTGCTGACTTATTTGTCATTTCCCATACAACAAACCGGGGATATGGCCAGTCATTGATTGACGGATTCCAATTTGCTACCGAAAAGGGATATGATAGCCTTGTGACTATAGATTGTGACTGGCAACATGAACCTAAGCTTATTCCGGATTTTTTTGAGCAGCTTGATGGATATGATATTGTTTCCGGTAGCCGGTATCTGGCAGAGTATGATACTAATGATGCCCCCCCCGAAGATAGGTATATTATTAATAAAACTGTGACCGAACTGCTTTTCCGGATTGGTTCATATGCTCTTACCGATGCTTTTTGCGGGTTCAAGGCTTATAACGTAGATTCATTAAGACGGCTTATTCTTACGGAAACAGGATATGGATTCCCTTTACAATTTTGGATCCAAGCGTATAATTCCGGACTGACAGTCAAAGAAATACCGGTAGCAAGAATATATATTCACCTTAACAGGTCTTTTGGTGAACTACTCGATGACGCAGGCAGCAGATTACAGTATTACAAACAAGTGATTCATGAGGAGGTTGCAAAGTGGAAATAG
- the bshB1 gene encoding bacillithiol biosynthesis deacetylase BshB1, with protein MEIDVMVMGAHPDDIEIGMGGTILALNAAGYNVILVDLSDGEPTPAGTHDIRMKEAAKAAQMMHVEKRVTLDMVNREIMDTVENRKKLATVMREYKPKIIFAPYWEDGHPDHIQASRLAQASRFYAKFVKTEMPFTPHYPGKLFYFFSSHLRIKMQPSFVFDISDYIDKKIEVLASYESQFVSNQRNLAVADHVRQENGYWGRQIGRKYGEPFVCQENIALSSARSLFDA; from the coding sequence GTGGAAATAGATGTGATGGTAATGGGAGCTCATCCTGATGACATTGAGATTGGGATGGGAGGAACAATCCTGGCACTCAATGCCGCTGGGTATAACGTAATCCTTGTTGATCTCTCCGACGGCGAACCGACGCCGGCTGGAACCCATGATATCAGAATGAAAGAGGCTGCAAAAGCTGCACAAATGATGCATGTAGAGAAACGGGTTACCTTAGATATGGTTAATCGTGAAATTATGGATACTGTAGAGAATCGGAAAAAGTTGGCTACGGTCATGAGAGAATATAAACCAAAAATCATTTTTGCACCGTATTGGGAAGATGGTCATCCAGATCATATTCAGGCTTCCAGGCTCGCGCAAGCTTCCCGGTTCTATGCCAAATTTGTTAAAACGGAGATGCCGTTTACCCCGCATTATCCGGGAAAACTTTTTTATTTCTTTTCTTCTCATCTGCGAATTAAAATGCAACCCTCTTTTGTTTTTGATATTTCAGATTATATTGATAAAAAGATAGAAGTGCTGGCCTCATATGAATCTCAGTTTGTCAGTAACCAGAGAAACCTTGCAGTCGCTGATCATGTCCGTCAGGAAAACGGTTATTGGGGACGTCAGATCGGCAGGAAATATGGAGAGCCGTTTGTTTGTCAGGAGAATATTGCGCTTTCTTCCGCCAGGAGCCTTTTTGATGCATGA
- the nadE gene encoding NAD(+) synthase, with protein sequence MSIVTDCQNMKIALGQIKIIPNNAEKNITRILEMVRQAKEQEVDLIVFPEMAIGGYMLGDDWLRDDVCADLMKYNELIRKESESGIAIAFGNIFLDDKINERIGDPDGYHPDEDGRARRYNAVYVYQNGNPVPRQNEPLTQNTRKPILPPGITIKTLLPNYRFFDDKRYFHSLLGVAQDSGTAVESLIQPFLISFNGNKIPIGFILCEDMWCREYRKNNQTINPTKILIENGARAIFNLSSSPWTFGKNNARDKRVKHLQDSLNNHKVPFFYVNCTGAQNNGKNIITFDGGTTIYNQQGDPVILSRAPYQEELFVTAIQDIQKKTAVTRTEKPKIAQKFDALIEGFRHIKDNMGAKSDPTTIIGLSGGIDSAVSAALAVIAFGKDKVMAVNMPTKYNSSETKTAAAHTAKKLGINYQVIPIDELVNLKIKMLNKTDLDRTGKMLSTLNEENMQSKIRNQILSDLSAKYDGIYTCNGNKVEISTGYYTLDGDGRGAIAPLGDLLKTEVFELALHINQLLGKEVIPEKLIPDQYGQFGSDKIQPSAELKHTQIDPFKWVYHDAIIEKLTFYFAKNAEDFLEWYIAGSLAKNLGIDPKVISVYEVDKPDNFIKDLDWLMKLIHNNRYKRVQSVPIIVTSTTAWGYDRRESLTPFTPTQRYEALRIKILKENIHFIEK encoded by the coding sequence ATGAGCATTGTCACTGATTGTCAAAATATGAAGATCGCTCTCGGGCAAATAAAAATTATTCCTAATAATGCAGAAAAAAATATCACGAGAATACTCGAGATGGTCAGACAAGCAAAAGAACAAGAAGTCGACCTCATTGTTTTCCCCGAGATGGCAATAGGCGGATACATGCTTGGAGATGACTGGCTCAGGGACGATGTATGCGCGGACTTGATGAAATATAATGAGTTAATTCGCAAGGAAAGCGAGAGTGGGATCGCAATAGCTTTCGGCAATATTTTTCTTGATGATAAAATAAATGAAAGAATCGGCGATCCTGACGGATATCATCCGGATGAGGATGGAAGAGCAAGAAGATATAATGCAGTCTACGTTTATCAAAACGGCAACCCGGTTCCCCGGCAAAACGAACCGCTCACCCAAAACACCCGGAAACCTATACTGCCACCGGGAATCACGATCAAAACGCTCCTCCCTAATTACCGGTTTTTTGATGACAAACGTTACTTCCATAGCTTACTCGGAGTTGCCCAGGATTCTGGGACTGCTGTCGAGTCACTCATTCAACCATTTTTAATCAGTTTCAATGGCAACAAAATACCGATAGGGTTTATTCTCTGTGAAGATATGTGGTGTCGGGAATACAGAAAAAACAACCAAACTATTAATCCGACAAAAATACTCATCGAAAACGGCGCGCGGGCAATCTTCAACCTATCCTCCTCACCATGGACCTTCGGGAAAAATAATGCGCGGGACAAAAGAGTAAAGCACCTTCAGGATAGTCTTAATAATCATAAAGTTCCTTTTTTCTATGTTAACTGCACTGGGGCACAGAATAATGGGAAAAACATCATAACCTTCGATGGTGGAACAACAATCTATAACCAGCAAGGAGATCCTGTCATTTTAAGCAGAGCGCCTTACCAGGAAGAGCTTTTCGTGACAGCCATTCAAGACATTCAGAAAAAAACAGCGGTTACAAGGACCGAGAAACCGAAAATCGCTCAAAAGTTCGATGCCCTTATCGAAGGATTCAGGCACATAAAAGACAATATGGGGGCAAAAAGTGATCCGACTACTATTATCGGTTTAAGTGGTGGCATTGATAGTGCGGTTTCAGCTGCATTAGCTGTTATCGCCTTTGGCAAAGATAAAGTTATGGCTGTAAATATGCCAACAAAATATAATTCTTCAGAGACCAAAACTGCAGCAGCCCATACAGCCAAAAAGCTCGGCATTAATTATCAGGTCATCCCAATCGATGAGTTGGTTAACTTAAAAATAAAAATGCTCAACAAAACAGATCTGGACAGAACCGGCAAAATGTTATCAACGTTAAATGAAGAAAATATGCAATCCAAAATAAGAAATCAGATACTTTCTGATCTCTCAGCCAAATATGACGGGATATACACCTGTAACGGAAACAAAGTCGAAATCTCAACCGGCTACTATACTCTTGACGGCGACGGACGAGGCGCGATAGCTCCCTTGGGAGACCTGCTCAAGACAGAAGTATTTGAACTTGCATTACACATTAATCAACTGTTAGGAAAAGAAGTTATTCCTGAGAAGCTGATCCCCGACCAATACGGCCAATTTGGCAGTGATAAAATACAACCTTCAGCCGAGCTGAAACACACACAGATAGACCCCTTTAAATGGGTTTATCACGATGCAATCATTGAAAAGCTTACATTCTATTTCGCCAAAAATGCGGAAGATTTTTTAGAGTGGTATATAGCTGGATCTCTTGCCAAAAACCTTGGAATTGACCCGAAAGTTATTTCAGTTTACGAAGTGGACAAACCGGATAATTTTATCAAAGACCTGGACTGGCTAATGAAGCTTATTCATAATAATCGCTATAAACGAGTACAGTCCGTACCAATTATTGTTACAAGTACCACAGCCTGGGGCTACGACAGAAGAGAAAGCCTGACGCCATTTACCCCAACACAACGGTATGAAGCTTTACGAATAAAGATACTTAAGGAAAATATACATTTTATTGAAAAATAA